DNA from Thermoplasmata archaeon:
ATGCGGTTCCTCAGGGAGCCTGAGGGGAACTCCCTGGCCCGCTCACAAGCTGTGCAGTTCGCGTTGGCGCAGATGGCCGCCGAGACGGAGGCCGCGAGGCTGCTAGTGTACCGCTGCGCCGACCTTAAGGACCGGAAAATGCCCCACACGAAGGAGAGCGCGATGGCGAAGCTACTGGCCTCCGAGGTCGCCTCGCGGAACGGAATGACCTGCGTCAAGCTGATGGGCCCAGCAGGCCAGACCAGGGCCTATGCCGTGGAGAGGCTCACCCGCGACGCGAAGCTCGCCGAGATAGGTGAGGGCACATCGGAGATTCAGAAGCTTGTGATATCGAGGCAGCTTGGGCTGGGTTGATGTCACGTTTTCCACCCCGAAGATGGCACATAGATGCACCACCACGTGACCAACTCTAGGGGCTTCCGCACCACCGGTCGCTCCCCCATAGCGGATGAATGCCACCGTAGCGGATGAATGAATTCATTGGAGGGGCTCTCGGCAGCTATCCACCGGACCCCCGTGTCGTCTTGATGTGGTGTAGAGCGAGCAGGGTAGCCGCAGCCGCGTGGGCCATTGCGCTGACCACGTCCTTAGGCCCAGAGGCCGCTCCAGCTATGAAGATGCCGGGTGCTGTGCTCTTGACGGGCAAGGGGTAGTCGATGTCTGTGGAGAAGAAGCCCTCCCTGTCGAGCCCAATGCCCAGCCTATCTGCGAGCTCCGGCGCCCCGTTGACCAGTGCGGGCTCCAGCACTACGATGTCCGCCCTGAGCTTCAGCAGCTTGTGGGTGGCGGTGTCGAAAATGTCGAAGCTGATGGTTCCGTCGTGGTTGACCAGTACTTCGGAGGGCTTGCCCCTCAGGAACTTCACACCCATGCCCCTGACCTTTCTGTAGAATTCCTCATAATACTTCCCGTGGGCCCGGACGTCCGTGAAACAAACGTACACCCCGACCTTCTCACCTAGCTGCTCCTTCACCGTGTAGGCCTGGTTGAGGGCGTTCATGCAGCCGACCTGGCAGCAGTAGGGCCTGTGCTTCTCGTCGCGCGAGCCCACGCAGGTCAGGATGGCGACGGTCTTCGGCTCCGTCCTGTCCGAGGGCCTGAGCACCCGGCCCCCCGTCGGTCCCCCGGGCCGGAATAGAAGCTCGAATTCTAAACCGGTTATTATATTAGGGCTTCGGCCGTAGCCGAGCTCACTGAGCAGCTTCATATCGTAGGGGACAATCCCGGTGGCGACGATTATCGCGTCGGCCCGCTCGACAAGACTGGTGCCGGAGGCATCCAGATTCACCGCGCCGGCTGTGCAGGCAGAAGTGCACTGGCGGCAGCCAGGCCTGCACCACTCCCTATCGATGAAGAAGACCTCCGGGATGCCGTGATGGTGGTGCGCCGCCCTCCTTTTCGTTGTCCAAAGGCTCTCTGGGTCGTCGAACTCGGCGGGGCAGACCCTGATGCAATCCCCGCAGAGCGTGCACTTCTTCTGGTCTATATAGGTTGGCTGTGTGGATATTACAGCCTCGAACCCCTTCTCCATTCTGGACAGGGAGGTGAGTTGAGAGTTGAGATGAAGTGTGAAGAGGGGCGACTTCTCTAATTCCATGTACCTCTCACGCAGCAGCTTGAAGGCCTCTTCCCTGAGTGGGAATAGGTACTTGTTATGCGAGAGGTTGCCCCCGAGGACCGGCGCCCTCTCGACCAGCACCGTCTCGACCCCCGCGCTCACTAGACCCCAGGCACTCTGTAGCCCAGCGGGCCCCCCACCTATCACCAGCGCCTTTCCAGCCATTCCCCCAATCCCTCCTGAACGGAGACCACACAACTCGATTTCCCTTTTTAAATGCTTTTGAAGTTCTGCACATTAACAATCTACAACAAGCTTTATATGTGAATTTTAAAATTTTCACCGATATTATTTAATAATTATATAGATTCTCAGATAAAAGGAAAGAAATGGGGGGAGTATGGTGAGACGGGTAATCGCATGGAGCGTTGCGCTGGCGCTGACCATCGGCATTTTTATTAATCCGGTTCAACCGGTTAGCGGAGGCGGTACCACCAAGAGTTCGATTTCTCGGGATATGTCGACCCCCGACGGGCTCTATTGGTGCGATGACAAGAGGCTGACCGACCACCCGAGCGAGGACCGCATCCCGCAAATTGTAGTGGACTCCACCGGCATCTCCCATGTAATATGGTTCAGGGGCAGCTCCTACTCTGGCCAGTACATGTACAAGAAAATAGACAGGCTCGGAAACGAGCTGATATCCGAGAAACAGATTGCGAACGGCCAGATTCCGGAGCAGTACAGCGGCTTCCAGTCCCCATCAATCGGGATTGACTCTAGAGGGGACTTCCACATCGTCTTCGAGCCCGGCGGGACGGGCGTTGCGTACGCTAAGTATGACAAGAACGGAAACAATGTTGTTCCTCAATACAATGTGCCGCAGGGCGCCCAGTACCCCCACAACCCCTCGATAGCGGTCAGCCGCAATGATCTTGTTCACATCATTTACGAGGACTACCGCTGGGGCTACAGTGCGGAGGGAATAGCCTACGCCCAGATCAACGTGGACGGCACCCTTATCAAGGACGGCGTGAGAATCTCAGACCCAGGATGGTACTGCGAGGGCTCGACGCTGACCACTGACTACTCCAGCAACGTTCACGTGACCTTCTACGCCAGCAACCTCGGAATATTCCACGGAAAGCTCGACCGCAACGGCAACCCCGTGCCGGACGCGCCGCCGCAGATGCTCTACAAACTCGGGACTTTCTGGACCCACGGCCCGCCCTACATAGGATGCGATGGCCTCGGCGGAGTACACATCATATTCAACACTGCTGGTGGCGGGACATCGGCCGCGGGCGACTGCATGTACATGAAGCTGAACAACAACGGCGTCAAGCTCGCCGCGGGCCCCGACGAGAACGGCATCAGGCTCGCCTCGGGCACATGTCGGGGCTTCCCCTACATCGCGGGTGACAGCATGGGCAACGCCTACGCCATCTGGTCCGACACCCGCGACGGGACGCCCAAGATATACTATCTGAAAATAGAGAACGGGCACGAGAACGACACCAACCTGCCGGACAGGGCGATATGCCTCACCCCGGATACCGCGGGCGCGTTCGAGCCCAAGCTCGCGGTGGACCCCGACGACAACCTTCACGTAGTGTGGAAGGACCAGCGTGATGGGAATTATGAAATCTACTATAAATTCGCCTACAACTACGGCGTCGAGCTGGGAATGAATCCCGAAGAGATGTACAAGGTGATGTATGTGAGGCCGAATGAGACCAAGAGCGCCAACATCACAATCAGAAACACCGGCGGCCTCAACGACACGGTAACACTGAACATGAGCGTGGACATGCACGGCCACACGGGCTGGAAGGTCAAGCTCCAGGCGACCTCATTCGAGCTCAAGCCGCAGGAGATTGTGAAGGTCAAGGTCTCGGTCACTGGGGACCCAGAAGGCCAGGCCAACGACTTCATAGATACCAGAATCACCGCCACTTCCACTGGGAATCCGCGCAGGAACAGCACCGTGGCCTTCAGAACATACCTCACTGTGGACGAAAGGCTGCTGCTCTCCTGTAGCGACAAGGTCCACTCCACTCAGGCCGGGGTGCCGACGCTGTATCTCATAAAGGCCCTCAACTTGGGGGACATCAAAATGGACGTCAATCTGACCACCGCCGGACCCCCCGAGTGGGAGGTGGAGCTCGAGCGCTCCGAAATCCTCAACCTTAAGCCCAAGGAAGAGGTTGTTTTCACTGTGAAGGTCACGCCCCCCGCAACGGCTATGGCGGACGAGGTGGGGGTCGTCTCCATCACTGGAAAGAGCGTTAGGAACCCAGGCGTCAAGGACACAGTAGTTACCCACACCGTGGTCAGTCCGAGCCTCTTCATCGAGCTGACCTGCGAGGAGGCTGAGAAGTGGGTTGACCCGGGGAACTCGACCGCCTACACTATATTCGTCACCAACTACGGTAACATGCCCGGAACGGTGATAGTAATTCTTGAAATCGTGAGCGGCACTGGGAGCTGGATCGCCGAGCTCGACGCCAACGCCGTCGGGGTCGCAGGAATGGAGACCAAGCCGGTAACGCTGACGGTGGTCGCCCCGTACGACGCTCGGGCAGGAGAGAGGCTCGTGGTCCGCGTCGTCGGGTTCAACGAGGAGAGAACCCTCTCGGACGATGTGACGACCACGACGATGGTGAACCATATCCACAGAATTCTGATTGGCATCAACCCGGAGAAGCAGCTCGCCGACCCGGGAGCGACAGTGCTCTTCACAATCACGCTACAGAACTCGGGCAACGGCCCAGAGGAGATGTCCCTGTCGACCACGAAGCTCGACGTGGGCTGGAAGATGAAGTTCACCATTGGCGGTGCGGAGATAATTAGCATATATCTCGACGCAGCCCAGACCATTCGCTTCGAGGCCCTCGTGACGGTACCCTCGACTGCCCTCACCGGGGACCACATATGCGGGGTCGGAATTCTCGACAGCTCCGGCAATCTCTGGGAGGCCGGGCTTATTGTTGCGGTTAGGCAGATATACGACATAGACCTGACGACCACACTCTCTAGGCAGCTCGGCTCCCCAGGCCAAAAGCTCTTCTTCACAATCCTGACGAGAAACCGTGGGAACGGCCGCGACACGGTTACTTTCGAGATCAGCCGGCTACCGCCGGGATGGGCGGTGGAGTTCTTTGACAGCGATAACAAGCCCACAAGGAGCGTCACTCTTGAGGCCACGGTCATTGGAAAGACCAATATGCTGGTCTCGCTTCCTCTAACGACCAACACTACCAGCCAGGAACTCATTGTCACCGGGACGTCAGAGAGCGGGCTCACGGATTCAATCAAGTTCGTGGTTGACATGATGCTCCCAGACCTCTACCTGACCGGCATATCATACAGCCCCAAGTCGCTCGTCGCTGGCAAGGCCGCGAGCGTGACTGTGACAGTGGTGAATCAAGGTGATGTGTCCGTGGAGAACGTCACCATCAGACTCTACGAGGGGGGAACAATCCTCGGTACAGAGAGGCTGACCAGACTGCCAGCGGGAACAAATAAGACCTCGACCTTCACCTGGGTCCCGAGGGAGGGCCAGAGGACCCTCAGGATAGTCGTGGACCCCGACAACACAATCATCGAGAAGGACGAGACAAACAACCAGGTGAAGGACTCCA
Protein-coding regions in this window:
- a CDS encoding FAD-dependent oxidoreductase, producing MAGKALVIGGGPAGLQSAWGLVSAGVETVLVERAPVLGGNLSHNKYLFPLREEAFKLLRERYMELEKSPLFTLHLNSQLTSLSRMEKGFEAVISTQPTYIDQKKCTLCGDCIRVCPAEFDDPESLWTTKRRAAHHHHGIPEVFFIDREWCRPGCRQCTSACTAGAVNLDASGTSLVERADAIIVATGIVPYDMKLLSELGYGRSPNIITGLEFELLFRPGGPTGGRVLRPSDRTEPKTVAILTCVGSRDEKHRPYCCQVGCMNALNQAYTVKEQLGEKVGVYVCFTDVRAHGKYYEEFYRKVRGMGVKFLRGKPSEVLVNHDGTISFDIFDTATHKLLKLRADIVVLEPALVNGAPELADRLGIGLDREGFFSTDIDYPLPVKSTAPGIFIAGAASGPKDVVSAMAHAAAATLLALHHIKTTRGSGG
- a CDS encoding CARDB domain-containing protein, with amino-acid sequence MVRRVIAWSVALALTIGIFINPVQPVSGGGTTKSSISRDMSTPDGLYWCDDKRLTDHPSEDRIPQIVVDSTGISHVIWFRGSSYSGQYMYKKIDRLGNELISEKQIANGQIPEQYSGFQSPSIGIDSRGDFHIVFEPGGTGVAYAKYDKNGNNVVPQYNVPQGAQYPHNPSIAVSRNDLVHIIYEDYRWGYSAEGIAYAQINVDGTLIKDGVRISDPGWYCEGSTLTTDYSSNVHVTFYASNLGIFHGKLDRNGNPVPDAPPQMLYKLGTFWTHGPPYIGCDGLGGVHIIFNTAGGGTSAAGDCMYMKLNNNGVKLAAGPDENGIRLASGTCRGFPYIAGDSMGNAYAIWSDTRDGTPKIYYLKIENGHENDTNLPDRAICLTPDTAGAFEPKLAVDPDDNLHVVWKDQRDGNYEIYYKFAYNYGVELGMNPEEMYKVMYVRPNETKSANITIRNTGGLNDTVTLNMSVDMHGHTGWKVKLQATSFELKPQEIVKVKVSVTGDPEGQANDFIDTRITATSTGNPRRNSTVAFRTYLTVDERLLLSCSDKVHSTQAGVPTLYLIKALNLGDIKMDVNLTTAGPPEWEVELERSEILNLKPKEEVVFTVKVTPPATAMADEVGVVSITGKSVRNPGVKDTVVTHTVVSPSLFIELTCEEAEKWVDPGNSTAYTIFVTNYGNMPGTVIVILEIVSGTGSWIAELDANAVGVAGMETKPVTLTVVAPYDARAGERLVVRVVGFNEERTLSDDVTTTTMVNHIHRILIGINPEKQLADPGATVLFTITLQNSGNGPEEMSLSTTKLDVGWKMKFTIGGAEIISIYLDAAQTIRFEALVTVPSTALTGDHICGVGILDSSGNLWEAGLIVAVRQIYDIDLTTTLSRQLGSPGQKLFFTILTRNRGNGRDTVTFEISRLPPGWAVEFFDSDNKPTRSVTLEATVIGKTNMLVSLPLTTNTTSQELIVTGTSESGLTDSIKFVVDMMLPDLYLTGISYSPKSLVAGKAASVTVTVVNQGDVSVENVTIRLYEGGTILGTERLTRLPAGTNKTSTFTWVPREGQRTLRIVVDPDNTIIEKDETNNQVKDSIRVQGKGWELVPGFGAAVLAAALAFSLLVTRRRR